One genomic segment of Desulfocapsa sulfexigens DSM 10523 includes these proteins:
- a CDS encoding thermonuclease family protein, whose translation MLKKPKRNVLPDQFDFFQYLLFVVLLSLLYSSQILAGTSGTAIVEKIIDGDTIVVKYKSNSVRVRLWGIDTPEYHQAYSRVAKRFTAKLAAGKVVTLQVKDWDDYGRMVAVVTLSDQRCLNEELLKEGLAWVHIYYCKEPICNDWYSYEKKARTQQIGLWRETSPVPPWIWKRRKQYRK comes from the coding sequence GTGCTGAAGAAACCAAAAAGAAATGTGCTCCCAGACCAGTTCGATTTCTTCCAGTATCTGCTTTTTGTTGTTCTGCTATCACTCCTATACTCTTCTCAGATCCTTGCCGGTACGTCGGGTACTGCAATCGTAGAAAAAATTATAGATGGCGATACTATCGTGGTTAAATATAAATCGAACAGTGTCAGAGTAAGGCTCTGGGGTATAGATACTCCTGAGTATCATCAGGCCTATTCGAGGGTTGCTAAAAGGTTTACTGCCAAATTGGCTGCTGGAAAGGTGGTTACTTTGCAGGTGAAAGACTGGGATGATTATGGAAGGATGGTGGCAGTTGTCACTCTTTCGGATCAGAGATGTCTCAATGAAGAGTTATTGAAAGAAGGGTTGGCCTGGGTACATATTTATTACTGTAAAGAACCCATTTGTAATGATTGGTACAGCTATGAAAAAAAAGCACGCACGCAGCAAATAGGACTTTGGCGTGAGACATCACCGGTTCCGCCATGGATTTGGAAAAGGCGTAAACAGTACAGAAAATAA
- a CDS encoding cyclic nucleotide-binding domain-containing protein, translating to MTHDNDTLSNSEEETRDFLLSLSLFDSFNVDELSLLAQHMSYIHLQRGEFLFVEGDKGDFLGFVVQGVLEVLKKSATGENVIIARLAKGSSIGEMALIDKSPRSATVVSRQPTTMITLTSKGFDRLTEKSPMTGVKIIQKVARLLSLNMRRTSSKLADLLNVYPV from the coding sequence ATGACTCACGACAACGATACACTTTCAAATTCTGAAGAGGAAACTCGAGATTTCCTGCTCAGCCTCTCTCTCTTCGATAGCTTTAATGTTGACGAACTTTCTTTGCTCGCTCAACACATGAGTTATATCCATCTTCAGCGCGGCGAGTTTCTTTTTGTTGAGGGTGACAAAGGCGACTTTTTAGGATTTGTAGTACAGGGTGTACTTGAGGTGCTGAAAAAATCAGCAACCGGGGAAAATGTTATCATTGCCCGCCTTGCCAAAGGGAGTTCCATCGGGGAGATGGCACTCATCGACAAGTCACCACGATCCGCAACCGTGGTATCAAGACAACCCACCACCATGATAACACTTACCAGCAAGGGCTTTGATCGTCTCACTGAAAAATCTCCCATGACAGGCGTTAAAATAATCCAGAAAGTGGCGAGACTCCTCAGTCTCAACATGCGCAGAACATCAAGTAAACTCGCAGACTTATTGAATGTATATCCGGTATAA